Proteins encoded within one genomic window of Trichoderma asperellum chromosome 2, complete sequence:
- a CDS encoding uncharacterized protein (EggNog:ENOG41): protein MVYPAIEVAVTTVENHTIEDETTEDGKKYQRAFYEAATTIPGCSRGCWGRSDKYPEKVIHFIDYGTRKEHDVHKALINGPTPPVLLDIQSDTNVYGIGEEKWTEVAPEFFAAVAKSDGCTGYIWGEIDKPVLTDYHGYASLGSGKCGVLAAGWRSKAHRDHDLGRERAVNAWDAIQKACVKTDGWGTTLRVTENTGHIHRWTTPLPLKDHTDWLPAAGMIQ, encoded by the exons ATGGTTTACCCAGCTATCGAGGTGGCAGTCACCACTGTTGAAAATCACACAATCGAAGATGAAACTACCGAAGATGGAAAGAAGTATCAGAGGGCCTTCTATGAAGCCGCCACTACCATTCCTGGCTGCTCCCGCGGCTGCTGGGGTAGAAGTGACAAGTACCCAGAGAAGGTTATCCACTTCATTG ACTATGGCACCCGCAAAGAGCATGATGTTCACAAGGCTCTCATCAATGGACCAACACCGCCAGTCCTCTTAGACATTCAGAGTGATACCAATGTCTAC GGAATTGGCGAAGAGAAGTGGACTGAAGTTGCGCCTGAATTCTTTGCAGCTGTTGCAAAGTCTGATGGCTGTACTGGATACATCTGGGGTGAAATAGATAAACCAGTTCTCACCGATTACCACGGCTATGCCTCGCTGGGAAGTGGTAAATGTGGAGTTCTTGCAGCTGGTTGGCGCAGCAAGGCCCACCGCGATCACGACCTTGGACGTGAAAGAGCTGTAAACGCTTGGGATGCGATCCAGAAGGCCTGTGTTAAGACGGATGGGTGGGGAACCACCCTTAGAGTTACTGAGAATACCGGCCATATTCATCGTTGGACAACACCACTGCCTCTCAAAGATCACACTGACTGGCTACCTGCAGCTGGCATGATccaataa